From a single Lolium rigidum isolate FL_2022 chromosome 7, APGP_CSIRO_Lrig_0.1, whole genome shotgun sequence genomic region:
- the LOC124671465 gene encoding growth-regulating factor 12-like: MTDRRQSDSPPSKLPRLSGADGYDGAVTVAAPATAPLVLGLGLGVGGSRSDSSGSDGEATPPAVRRPVAAALTFMQRQELEHQVLIYRYFVASAPVPVNLVLPIWKSVAASSSAPQRFPSLAGLGRLCFDHRSSMEPEPDRCRRTDGKKWRCSHGVVPGSKYCERHVHRGRGRSRKLVEAAAATSAVPIRAMHAADAQAGSTNAHAPPQPPQQQRLGFASPAGVFLAHGTARAT; the protein is encoded by the exons ATGACAGATCGAAGGCAGTCCGACTCGCCGCCGTCCAAGCTCCCCCGCCTCTCCGGCGCCGATGGCTATGACG GGGCGGTGACCGTGGCAGCCCCCGCGACGGCGCCGCTGGTTCTTGGGCTGGGTCTCGGCGTGGGCGGCAGCCGCAGCGACAGCAGCGGGAGCGACGGGGAGGCGACGCCGCCGGCGGTGAGgcggccggtggcggcggcgctgacGTTCATGCAGCGGCAGGAGCTGGAGCACCAGGTGCTCATCTACCGCTACTTCGTGGCCAGCGCCCCCGTGCCCGTCAACCTCGTGCTCCCCATCTGGAAgagcgtcgccgcctcctcctccgccccgcagaggttcCCGTCAC TGGCGGGTCTGGGGAGGCTGTGCTTCGACCACAGGAGCAGCATGGAGCCGGAGCCGGACCGCTGCCGGCGCACGGACGGGAAGAAGTGGCGGTGCTCGCACGGCGTGGTGCCGGGGAGCAAGTACTGCGAGCGGCACGTCCATCGGGGCCGCGGCCGTTCAAGAAAGCTTGTGGAAGCGGCAGCGGCCACCTCGGCCGTCCCCATCCGCGCGATGCACGCCGCCGACGCGCAGGCCGGCAGCACCAACGCGCAcgcgccgccacagccgccgcagcagcagcgcCTCGGCTTCGCCTCCCCCGCCGGCGTCTTCCTCGCCCACGGCACCGCCCGTGCCACCTGA